Sequence from the Ereboglobus luteus genome:
CGAAATCGCCTTCGATTTTTGCGGCGTCAAGCCGCACGGCCTGATGATCCGCGCGATCTCCGCGACCGGCAGGCGCATCATTTGTTCGGGAGTCCGCGCGCGCGCAAACAACCCGGGCGTGACCTCGTTCACTCGCTTGTCCGTGCACTGCGCCGACAGCACGACCGCCACGAGCAGCGTGAACGCATCCCCGTGCTTGAGCGGAATCGGCGTCTCGGGATAAAGCTCTGCCAGCCTTTTATCAACGTAAGCGGCGCGCGCCGCCTTGGTTTTGAACGGAGAAGATTTGCCCGGCATGGCCGTTACGAGAACCCCTCGCGGGCCGCATCGCGAGCGAAAAAGACGCAAGGAAAACGGACTTTGCCAAAAAATCGGACACGAGACTCTTGCGGCTTGCCTTGTGCGCCGCGACATGGCGTTCTTCTGGTTTTCAGGAGCAAAACAAACACCCAACCCAACCAACAAAAAATCATCATGTCCTCAGCCCAATATCTCGATTCCCTCTTCAACCTTAATGGCAAAGTCGCCGTCGTAATCGGCGGCACGGGCGAACTCTGCGGCGCGATGGCCGAGGGCCTCGCCGGCGCGGGCGCCGAAGTCGTCCTCGTCGGGCGTAACGAGGAAAAAGCCAAGGCCCGTCTCGCAAAAATCACCGACGCCGGCGGCAAGGGGTATTTTGTCGCTGCCGAGGCGAGCAGCAAAAAAGCCATCGAGGATTTGCTCGCCACCGTCCTCCAGCGCTCCGGCAAGGTCGATATCGTCGTCAACGGCGCGGGTGTGAACTCCGCCACGCCCTATCTCGAAATTCCCGAGGACGAGTTTGACCGCATCATGAACATCAACCTCAAGGGCGTGTTTCTCGGCTGCCAGATTTTCGGCAAATACCTCGTCGAGCGCGGCGAAGGCGGCTC
This genomic interval carries:
- a CDS encoding SDR family oxidoreductase; this translates as MSSAQYLDSLFNLNGKVAVVIGGTGELCGAMAEGLAGAGAEVVLVGRNEEKAKARLAKITDAGGKGYFVAAEASSKKAIEDLLATVLQRSGKVDIVVNGAGVNSATPYLEIPEDEFDRIMNINLKGVFLGCQIFGKYLVERGEGGSIINLGSMSGVIPLSRVFTYSASKAAVHNLSKNLAREWAEKNVRVNILVPGFFPAEQNRKVLTPDRIASIMGHTPMKRFGEANELVGATLLMASDAGKFITGAEIIVDGGYHAMTI